CGTTGCCCACCTTGACCGACATGCCGTCGAGAATCGCCAGCGTGAGCGGCAACACGATGCGCGTGGTGCTGCCCTTGCCTGCGTGCGACGTGATTTCGACGTGGCCGCCCATCGACTGGATGTTCCGCTTCACGACGTCCATCCCGACGCCGCGGCCCGACACATCGGTCACCTGTTCGGCGGTCGAGAACCCCGGCAGGAAAATCAGGTTCCACACTTCTTCGTCGGTCATCGATTCGCTGACCGACATGCCCTGCTTCATCGCCTTCGCGAGAATCTTGTCGCGGCGCAGGCCGGCGCCGTCGTCGCTGACTTCGATCACGATATTGCCGCCGTGATGCGCGGCCGACAGCACGAGCTGGCCCGTGCCGTCCTTGCCCGCTGCGCGCCGCGCTTCGACGGTTTCGATGCCGTGATCGAGACTGTTGCGCACGAGGTGCGTGAGCGGGTCGATGATGCGCTCGATAAGGCTCTTGTCGAGTTCGGTCGCCTGACCGAAGGTGACGAGTTCCACTTCCTTGCCGAGCTTCGCCGCGAGATCGCGCACGAGACGCGGGAAGCGGCTGAAGACGTAGTCCATCGGCATCATGCGGATCGACATCACGGCTTCCTGCAGATCGCGCGCGTTGCGCTCGAGCTGCGCCATGCCGTTGTAGAGGCGATCGTGCAAGGCCGGATCGAACGTGCTCGTGGTTTCCGCGAGCATCGCCTGGGTGATCACGAGTTCGCCGACGAGGTTGATCAGCTGATCGACCTTCTCGACGCCGACGCGGATCGAACTGCCTTCGGCGCTCGCGGCGGCGGCCGGACGCGCCTTGCGATCCTGCTCGGCGGACTGCTGTTGCGACGCGGCGGCCGGTGCGGCCACCGACGTGCTTGCCGCCGCTGCGGGCGCGGCCGGCGCCGCGACCGCCGTTGCGGCCGGCGCCGCGCTTGCTGCCGGCGCGGCGGCCGGTACCGGCGCAGCCGACGCTGCCGCGGCTTGCTCGGCCGCAGCCGGCGCCGCCGCGGCGGCAGCCGGTTGTGCCGCTGCCGGCGGCACGGCGTCCACCGCTTGCGTGGCCGGCGCCGCCGCTGCTTCCACCTGCGCATCGCCAGCGGGCGCGCTGCCGCGGCCCACCGAGATCTGACTCTCGTCGATCACGAAGCACAGCACCGCGACGATGTCGTCGGACGGCACATCGGTTTCGAGCCACAGCGTCAGGTCGCCGCCTGTCTTCACCTGTCCGACGATCTGCCCGAGGTTGCCCAGCTCTTCGGCGAGCAGCGCCTCGTCCTTCTCTCCCACGCCCCGTAGCGTAATTTTCAGATGTGGCCCGGCGGCGTCTGCTGCGCCGCTCGTGGCCGGTGCTGCTGTCGTTGTCGATGCTGCCGCGTCGATGCCGTGGCGGGCATTCGCTGCATCGACGGCCTGATCGACGACGTGCTCGGGCGGCGACCCCGCAGGCGCTTGCGCCGCAGCCGGCGCAATCGTTGGCGCGGCTGCGGGCGCTGCGGCCGGCTGCGCCGGCGCTGCCGCCGCCGACGTGTCGGCGCCGAAGCGGTTCTCCGCATTGAGCCGCTCGAGCTTCGCGCAGATCGCCGCGGCCACGGCCGCGTCGGGTTCCTGGCTCGCGCGATAGTCGGCGAGCTGCCCGGACAGCACGTCCTTCGTTTCGAGGAACGTGTCGATCATGTCCTTGCGCAGCACGAGTTCGTTGTTGCGCGCGCGGTCGAGCAGCGATTCGAGGATGTGCGTCGTCTCCGTCAGCGCGGTGAAGCCGAACGTCGCGGCGCCGCCCTTGATCGAATGCGCGGCGCGGAAAATCGCAGCGAGATCTTCGGGGTCGGGTTGGCCGACGTTCAGATTGAGCAGCAACTGCTCCATCTGCGCGAGCAGTTCATCCGCTTCGTCGAAGAACGTCTGATAGAACTGTGTGATATCGAGTGTCATGCCTGGTTCACCGCGAATATTTCTGTCTTCTGGGCTCGTACTGCGGGGCTCGTACTGCGGGGCCCGTACTGCTCAGCTCGTGCCGCCGGGTTGTCAACTTGCTGTGTGGCGGTGCTTCAGGTTCAATCCGGCGCATCGAGCGTCGAAACGAGCTCGGTCAACATATCCGGATCGAGCGGTTTCTCGATCCAGCCCGTTGCGCCCGCCGCGCGCGCGGCCTCCTTGAACGGTTCGCCGGATTCCGTTGTCAGCAACAGGATCGGCGTCGCCTCGTAGGCGGGGTTCGCGCGCAATTCGGCGATCAGATCGACGCCGGTCTTGCCCGGCATGTGCTGATCGGTCAGCACGAGATCGAACGCCATCGCGAGCGCGTGCTCAAGTCCTTCGTCCCCATCTTTGGCGACCGTCACGTCGTAACCGGCGGTCGTCAGCGTCGCGCGGAGAATCTCCCGCATCGCGGCCGAATCGTCGATCGCGAGAATGTGCCTGATCATGAAAACCTCGCTGCGTCCCCAATATGGATTTACTTGATCTGTACCGCGGCCGCGGCGGCGGGTGCCGGCTGCGGCGTCGTGATGCCCGGCGCCGGCACGTCCGGCATGACCACGCCCGGCGCCCGCGCGGCGGGCCCCGCGCCCGGCGCCGTCGCCTGCCCGATCTTCTGCACGAGCGGCGGTGCGAACGATGCCGAACCGCCCGCATCGTCCGACAGCGTGGTGGTCGTCGTGTCGTCCTGGTTCATCTGCTCCTCGGACTTCTTGTTGAGCACGATGATGCTGATGCGCCGGTTCTCCGGATCGAGCGGATCGGCCTTGTTCAGGTTCTGCGTCGAAGCGAGGCCGATCACGCGCAGCACCTTCGATTCGTCCATGCCGCCCGCGATGAGCTCGCGCCGCGACGCGCTCGCGCGGTCCGCGGACAGTTCCCAGTTGCTGTAGCCTTTCTCGCCGCCCGCGTAAGGCACGGCGTCGGTGTGGCCCTGCACGACGATGCGGTTCGGCACGTCGTTGAGCGTCTTGCCGATCTCGCGCAGGATGTCGCGCATATACGGTTCGACTTCGTCTTTCGCGGTCGCGAACATCGGCCGCTTCTGCGAATCGACGATCTCGATGCGCAGACCCTGCAGCGTCGAGTCGATGCGGATCTGCTGCTTGAACTGGCGCAGCACCGGGTTCGCCTGGATCGCGGCCATCAGCTTGACCTGCAGGTCGTGCAGGCGCACCTGTTCGCGCCGCTCGAGCTGGCCCTGGCTCAGCGCGGCCGCTTCGTCGTCGTTGTGCGCGACCGAATGCGTGCCGTTGCGCGTCGTGCCGTCGGTCTGGCGCATCACGCCCTGGCGGTCGGTCGATACGTCGCGGCCGCCGGCGCGAATCACGCTCGAATCGGTCGAGCTGCGGTCGCCGCCCCACAAGGTGATTTTCAGCGGCTGGTTGAAGTAGTCGGCAATGCCCTTCAGCTGGACGGTGGATGCCGAGCTCAGCAGCCACATCAACAGGAAGAACGCCATCATCGCGGTCATGAAGTCCGCGTACGCGAGCTTCCATGCACCGCCGTGGTGGCCGGCCTTTTTCGGCGACGCGCGCTTGACGACGATTGCGCGATCCTTGTCCTTGCTCATGTCGGCTGCTCCGCCTGCCTCTGCGTTACTTCGCCTTCACGCGCCGCACGTGCTCTTCGAGCTCGGCGAACGACGGGCGCTCGGTCGAAAACAGCACCTTGCGGCCGAACTCGACCGCGATCGCGGGCGCATAGCCATTCAGGCTCGCGAGAATCGTGACCTTGATGCACTGGAACATCTTCGTCGACTCGGTCACGCGCTGTTCCGCGACGCTCGCGAGCGGCCCGATCAGGCCATACGACAGCAAAATGCCGAGGAACGTCCCGACCAGCGCCTGGGCGATCATCTGGCCGAGAATCGCGGGCGGCTTGTCGGCGGACGCCATCGTGTGGACCACGCCCATCACCGCGGCGACGATACCGAAGGCCGGCATCGCGTCGCCGATCTTCGAGAGCGCGTGGCTCGGCGCTTCGCCTTCGGCATGATGCGTTTCGATCTCTTCGTCCATCAGGCTTTCGATTTCGAACGCGTTCATGTTGCCGCCCACCATGAGCCGCAGGTAGTCGGTCAGGAATTCGACGATGTGGCGGTCGGCGAGGATTTTCGGGTACTGCGTGAAGATCGGGCTCTTTTCCGGGTCGTCGATATCGGCTTCGAGCGTGAGCGTGCCTTCCTTGCGCGCCTTCGCGAGCAGCACGTACAGGAGCGCCATCAGCTCCATGTAGACGTCCTTGTTGTACTTCGAGCCCTTGAACAGCGTCGGGATCACGCGGACGGTCGCCTTGATCGTCTTCATGCCGTTGCCGAGGATGAAGGCTCCGACGCCCGCGCCGACGATCATCAGCACTTCGACGGGCTGCAGCAGCGCGCCCAGATGGCCGCCCTCCAGCGCATAACCGCCGAAGACGGACAGCAGCGTCACGAGTGTTCCCAGGAAAATCAGCACCGCGGAGCCCCCAAATTAGGCGACGGAGATCGTCGTTAATTGGGTTTACGGCAGGGAAACGAAAAACCTTTGACGGAAAAGCCGCTTGCCGCCCCCGTGTAAACCTTGGGGCGGCGGCGCTTTGCGGGGAGAGGTCAAACCGCCGCGCGGGCCCGCTCGTCGGCGGCCTTGCGGGTCTTTCCGGCCCGTGAAGGCGGCTGGCACAGCCCGCAAACGAAGCCCGCGCGCGGATCGTGCGCATGCGCGACGAAATGTCCGCCGCAACGCGTGCACGGCGTCAGCTGCAGCATGCCTGAGTCAAAAAAGCGCACGAGCGTCCAGGCGCGCGTCAGGCTCAGCACGGGTTCTTCGCCGTTCATCTGCACGTGCTCGCGATACAGCCGGTAGCCTTTGACGATCGATTGAATCGTCTCGCAGCCGCCGCGCGCCGACATGAACCGGTAAATGTTGTAGAACAGCGACGAGTGAATATTCGGCTGCCACGTCATGAACCAGTCGGTCGAGAACGGCAGCATGCCCTTCGGCGGCGATTCGCCCTTCAATTCCTTATATAGCTTGATGAGCCGGTCGCGCGACAGGCTCGTTTCGGCCTCGAGCAGTTGCAGACGCGCGCCGAGCTCGATCAGCTCGATCGCCAGCGTGATTTCGCGCACCTCGACCACGACGCTCCTAGTGGCCATGCGCGATGCGCTCCATGCCGTCGCCGCTGGCCGCAATCGCCGGCACTGCGGCGGGCCGCCCGAGCGCGCGGTAAAAGCCGCGCCGGGCGGCATCGTGCGTGCGAGCCTGCAACGCAGCGCGCATCAGCCGATCTGCTCCACGCGCTGGCCCGCCATGAGGATGGCCGAGTGCGCCTGGCTCACGGAAGTCGGCTTGCCTTTGTCGGCGAGCGAAGAAAGGATCGCGTGATCGTCGAAGCGGAAGCGGCACAGCAGCTGGTTCGACGCCGACAGCTTGACGGTCTGCGCAAGTGTCAGATTGACGAGCACGTCGGCAAGCTGCTCCGAGATCCCCATGCGGAACATGCCCATCGGTTTGTCCTCTCGCAACAGACGTTGCGCGAGCAACAGATACGACAGGTTCACTTCCTTGATCTCATTGAGCATGTCACTACTAGCGACGGTAGCGCTCATGATTCCCCCGAATTTGAATCCCGATTGAAGCTTGATGGTCTTGACTGGTCTTGTCTGGCCCGGCACGAAATCGTTTGCTCTTTCGCGTCCGCCGGGTTTTTTCAGGGGACACGATCGGCAGTGTGATGACCGTGCAAGCATTGTGTCTCTGGCCGTTTCGCACGAAAAGCGGACATTCGCCCGTCCGGACGACGGAATAGTCCATTAATGCTGTAGGAATTTTTCCTACAAAACGGAGATCAGGCTCGGAGAATGCTAAGGGATGTTTCGCTGCCGGGTGGTGCTGCCGGCGCGGGGAGATGGGCGAGCGAATTATAGGGTGCTTTCATGCTGCTGCAACAATCGAGGTGTAACCGGCGACGCGCCGCTTGCCATGACGGGGCGGCCTCGCCCATCATGGCGGGCGGCCGCAAAGCCTTGTCGCGCAATGGTCGAGGCTTGATCGTGACAATTGCAACGACGGTCGTTTCCCGCTGTAACAACATTAAGCGTTTGAAAAATAGGTCGAATTATCGCGCTGGACATCGATAATAGGCCTTAAGGGATAACCCGATTCGGCTTCACGCCGCCATCGGGCGAGCGCACCCAGAGCTTCATCCAGGTCCGGCTCATCGCCGCCTGAGCGCGCCGCCCATCCGTCCGACCGGCATTCGCCTTCCGCTGCGCCTCTTGCGCCGTCGTGCGAAGTAGCCCTTTGAACAGGAGTTCATACAATGCGAATCGCACAAATCGCGCCGCTTTACGAAGCCGTTCCTCCGAAGCTCTACGGCGGCACCGAGCGAGTCGTGTCCTATCTCACTGAGGCACTGGTCGACCTGGGCCACGACGTGACGCTCTTCGCGAGCGGCGATTCCGTGACGTCCGCGAAGCTCGAGGCCGCATGGCCGCGCGCCTTGCGTCTCGATCCGACGATCCGCGACGCCATGGCGCCGCACATGCTGCTGCTCGAGCGCGTGCGCCGTATGGCGCATGAGTTCGACGTGCTGCACTTTCACCTCGACTACCTGCCGTTCCCGCTGTTTTCGCAGATGGACACGCCGTTCGTGACCACGCTGCACGGCCGGCTCGACCTGCCCGAACTGCAGCCGATGTTCGACACGTTCGGCGACGCGCCGGTCATCTCGATCTCGGACTCGCAGCGTCAGCCGCTGCCGCAGGCGAACTGGCTCAATACGATCTACCACGGCCTGCCGGACCAGCTGCTCACGCCGCGCACCGATCGCAAGCCCGAGTACCTGGCCTTCCTCGGGCGCATCTGCCCGGAAAAGCGCGTCGACACGGCGATCCGGATCGCCGCACAGTCGGGCCTGCCGCTGAAGATCGCCGCCAAGGTCGACAAGGTCGACATGGACTACTTCAAGACGGAAATCGAGCCGCTGCTGTCGCAGGCGCATGTCGAATTCATCGGCGAGATCAACGAGGCGCAGAAGCCCGAGTTCCTGTCCGGCGCGAAGGCGCTGCTATTCCCGATCGACTGGAGCGAACCGTTCGGCCTCGTGATGATCGAGTCGATGGCGTGCGGCACGCCGGTCATCGCGTTCAACCGCGGTTCGGTGCCTGAGGTGATCGATCACGGCGTGACGGGGTACATCGTCGAAGACGTGCAAGGCGCTGTGGCCGCGCTCCAGCGCATCGACGAGCTGTCCCGCGAGGAAATTCGCGCGCAGTTCGAAAAGCGCTTCAGCGCAAAGACGATGGCGCAGAACTACGTCGACGGCTATATGACGCTGATCGAAGCACAGCGTCGGCCGATCCTGCGCCGCGTGGCCGCTGCCGCGGGTTAAGACGTCGAGCACGCCGCCACCCATGGCGCCGGCGGGCTTCACCCCTCGGCGCCACACATGCAGGTTCGGCGGGTCCTGTTTCGGTTCGCTCCGGCAATGCGCGTTTCCCTGATCTTTGTGCGGTTTTTCGGGAAAGCATGGGGGAATGCACGGCATACGTTTTCAACGAATTAACCGATGTAAAACGTTTGCGCGTGTTCGTATTGCCGTAGAAGTATGCATGACATGCAAAAGCCGCCTTGCGAAGGCGGCTTTTTTATTGCCTTTGCCTCGTAGCGGCCTACGCCCTTGGTATAGGTAACTCGGCTTACTTGAGCGGACGGTCGTCAGGTTTTGGGGCAAACAGTTTGCCCGAAGGTTTAGGATCGCCTTTGAGAACGCATTAGACTGCTTCTACGCGTTCTTGCGAATTCCGAATTGGCTCAAAGTTGAGTCAGATTTCAGTAGATTCGGAACAGCAATGCGTAACCATGTATGGGATCGGACCATGCACGGTTACGCAATATCCATACACTTCGATTACGACTGGCCGCCGATCAGAAAGCGGTCGCGGCTCTTGCCGGCGATCCATTTCGGCGGTTTGCCGCGCCCGCTCCACGTACTGCCGGATTTGGGATCGCGATACTTCGGCGGCAACGGCGCCTTCTTCGGCGGACGCCCGCGCCGCGCGGCGGCGGCAAAACCCAGGTCCTGCGGCGTCAGACCATACTCGGCGATCTGACGTTGAATCTCGGCGATCACATTGCCCACTTCGATACGGCGGGCTTCCTCCGCCTGCGCTTGCAGCTTGGCGATCTGGCTCTTCAAATCAGCATATTGCGACATTTCGGCCTCCCTTTTTGTTCAACCCCGTCGGTTCGGAGATTAGCGTCGTTTAATAAAGTCCGCAACGGACCATAATCATTTTACGCGAAATCTTCTGATAATTTTTACGGAAGAAACTGATAAATACTCTGCAAATTTTACGAAGAATAAGGGAACGTCGAGTGCGGAATTAACAAAAGTTGACATCCTCTTTCGAAATGCGTCTGTTCGAATGCACTCCAATCTGGATATACCGGCAAATTCGCGGGTTCGGGTTAGGCGCATCGCGACTCGGAGGCGTGTGTGATTCGTCGTGCGCGCCGCTGCGAAGATTAATCGCGCAGCACAGATGTAAGGCGGGTTTACGGTTGACGCAACGCGCAGCTCACCGCCCATGGCAGCACGGCCTGCACGGGCCGTCGGTCATGTCGCTTTGCGGCCGCCCGCTGCTCGCGCACGCGCGCGAGGAGGCAAATCCATGCTTGCACTCCGTAACATCCTGTCTCAGTACTCGGCCGGTCGAATGCGTAGATTGAACCTGTGCGACAGAGATGTCGCGTCGAACCAGGAGGGAACCAACATGAAGCGCATCGTCACTCATCTGCTCGTCGCAGCGGGCCTCGCGGCCGGCGTATGCGGAGTCGCGCAGGCGCATGGCAACGTTGGAATCGGCATTTCGCTGGGCACACCGGCACCGGTCTATGCGGCGCCGCAGCCGGTCTATTACTCGCACTGGAACCATGGCGGGAACCGGTATCGCCATGACTGGAACCGCGGCGACGATCATCGCTGGGAGTACCGCGACCGGGATCACCGCAGCTGGGACCATGGCCGCACGTGGGGCAACTGGCGCGACTAGCGACATAACGAGCACAAACGCCACAGCGGTTGCGTACGCAACGCGTGGTGCGCCGATGCCGGAGCGATACCCGCACAGCCGAAATCGCGGTTCACATCGCGGCCAACATCGCGTCTATTAACTCGTCCGATCGCATAACGGACCCGCTCGCGGGCGCACGGCACGGCGCCCGCGTTTTTCACGACATGACTTCATCAGGCAGTTCGAACAGCTTGCGCAAATGGTGCGCAACGCCCGCTTCGAAGTTATTGCCGATGCGCGGCACCGCGGGCAGCCTTGCCATCAGATCGGGGTTTGCGTTGTTCATCATGAACGGATGGCCCGCTGTTTCGAGCAGATCGATATCGTTCATGTTGTCGCCGAACGCGACGCAGCGCGCGGCATCGATATCGAGGCGGTTCAGCACGACGCGCAGCGCGCGCCCCTTCGACACGTTCGGCGCCATCACCTCGAGACAGTCCGGCATCGAATACGTGACGTATAACGACGCGCCGAATTCGCGTTCGAGATTGGCCGACACTGCGGCGAGATCGCCGGGCTCGCCGATATACAGCACCTTCGCGATATCGCGGCCGTCGTGTGCGTTCAGATCGACGACTTCGTAGGCGAAGCCCGAATCCTGGTGATAGCGCAGCAGATGCGGCGCATCGCGATCGATAAACCACTGCCGGTCCGCGAACAGATTGGCGATCACGCGCCCATGCGCGCCCGTGATTTGCGGTTGCACGAGTCGCTTGACCATGGCGGGCATCAGGTTCTGCGCGTGAATCATCGCGCCGTCGGGCGCGTGAATGCGTGCGCCGTTCGACGTGACCAGATACGGACGGATGCCAAGCACATCGCGAATGCCGGCCACGTCGCAGTAATGACGGCCGGTCGCAATGATGAAATGCAGCCCTTGCGCCTCGAGGCTGCGCAAGGTCGAGACCGTGAACGGATCGACCTGATGGTGGGCGTTGAGCAGAGTGCCGTCGAGATCGGTGGCGATGACGCTATACATGAGGGTGGCGGGCGAACGACTTTCGGAGTTCGTATTTTATCGTCGCCCGCCCGCCGGTCATGCTCGCGCGGAGAATACTTTTGCCGCTTCGCGCTGTGCGAGCTGCAGCGCGCCGTGCGCCGAGTCCGAGCGCGGCGCGCGCAAGCGCGCCTGCAAACGGCCAGGCACGAACTCGCGCAGGGGCACGGACAACCCGCCGCACAGCGCAACGGGCAACGCGTGATCGGGATCGAGCGCATCCGCCAACTGTTCGATCTGCTGACCGGCTTCGGCGAGCAGGCGCGCCGCGACCGGATGTTCGCGATGGGCGAGCACGACCGGCGCAAGACTCGCATAAGCCGTCGTATTCGCGGCGCAGAGCCAGACGACGAGGCTGTCGCGGTCCTGCGCGCCGACCTTCTCGAGCAGGGCGCGCGCGAGGTCGTCGAGCGGTGCGCGGCCATCGAGCGCACGCTGCGCATGCACGATGATGCGCAGCCCGAACCAGGCGCCTCCCGCTTCGTCCGCGCTCGGGTATCCGTAGCCGCCTGCGATCCGGCAGACGCCCGATTCGTCGAGCGCCGCGGCAATGCTGCCGGTGCCGAGCGCAACCACGACACCGGGCACGCCGCCGTGCGCGCCGAGCAAAGTGGTATATGCATCGCTTTCGACGGCAAGGCCGGCCACGGCCGGCGCGCGCTCGCGGAATGCGGCGAGCCAGTCGCGATTGTTCACGCCGGCGAGCCCGCAACCGACCACGCAACGCGACCAGTCGAGCGTGAGCCCGGCGCGCGCAAACGCATCGGCGCTCGCCGCGCCGATCGACTGCCATGCGCGCTCGACGCCGAGCGCGAGGCCCGACGGGCCGCTCGTCGCGATAGCAAGTTCGCGCCCTTGCGCATCGCCGAGTACGACGCGTGTCCCCGTGCCGCCGCCATCGACGCCAATCAGATAGAAGTGCGTATCCATCGGATAAAGTTCATTGAGAGTGGGCAGCGGCCTCGACCGGATGCCGCCATTGCGCAACAGCGCCGCCGCGCCATCGGCACCCGACCGCCGGATGATCGCCGTTCGATGATTGCCGATCGATGATTGCCGATCGACCATCGGCCGGACGGCCGGCTTGCGAACCGATGTCGATCGGCTATGCTTGCAAAGCTTTTCTTCACCCGTTCACATTCACCACGCCGGAGCCGCAACATGACACAGCGCGAGACGCCACGCTGCACCTGGGCAACCAGCGAAGCACTCGCACACTATCACGACAACGAGTGGGGTGTCCCGTCCCGCGACGATCGTCATCTGTTCGAGATGCTGGTGCTCGAGGGCGCGCAGGCCGGCTTGTCATGGTCCACCATTCTGAACAAGCGCGAGGGTTACCGACGCGCGTTCAGGAACTTCGACATCGATGTGGTCGCGCGCTTCACGCCGAAGCAGATCGACGCGCTGATGCTCGACGCGTCGATCGTCCGCAATCGCGGCAAGCTGGAGTCGGCCGTGGCCAATGCGCGCGCGGTCCAGCAGATTCGCGACGAACACGGGTCGCTCGCGAACTTCGTCTGGTCGTTCGTCGACGAAACGCCGATACAGAATGCGTGGAAGTCCTACCAGCACGCGCCCGCCTCGACCGAAATTTCCGACGCCCTCAGCAAAGCCCTGAAGGCGTACGGCTGCAAATTCGTCGGCACGACGATCTGTTACGCGTTCATGCAGGCGGTCGGCATGGTCAACGACCATCAGGCCGACTGCGGATTTCACGCGAAGTGCGCGGCGCTCGGCAAGAAGCGCCGCGCACGCAAGGCGGCAAAAGAGACGAGCAAAGAAAAAGCGGAGTGAACCTGATGGTTCACTCCGCTTCTGAATCTGAGCCCCGCGCTGCCCCGCCAGATTGATGACCTGGCGTTACCGGTGGGGTCGAGCCGCCACTTTTTAGTGGAGCTTCTTCGGCAGCATCTGGCTGCGCAGGCGCTTGTGCAGGCGCTTGACCGCTGCTGCCTTCTTGCGCTTACGCACGGCCGTCGGCTTTTCGTACGACTGACGCTCGCGCAGTTCGGCGATCAGGCCGTTCTTTTCGATGGCGCGGCGAAAGCGGCGGATCGCCACTTCAAACGGCTCGTTTTCCTTCAAAAAAATGGTCGTCATGGAGTTCCTAACTCGATCATTGATACGGTTTCAACTGCGTGAGCAACTGCGCGAGGCAAAGCCGCTTACGCGCCGGCGCTCCGGTGGGATGCCCCGCCGGACTCACAGCCACACGGGCCGGAACGGGGCAAACAGCTTGCGAAGCGGCCCGGAGGCCGGAAAAGAGGTCGGAAGTTCACCGCCGGTGCGAAGCCGCCCAAGAAATTACCAAAGGCGGCGCAGGTAGCAAACTCACGGTCGCCCGGAGGACGATCTCAATCCAATCCGCGATCATAACAGGATTTTAGGTTGTGGACGAGCCATTTTTCCGTTCGTTCAACGACTTGCGGAACATCCATGCACTTTGGGCCGCTCACTGCACCGCAAGGCGGCCATTCATCGATCCATAGGGCATCGATGCCGCAATCGCAAGGACACCACGCGATCTTCCTGCAACGAGGACCGCAGCAGACGCGCAGACACGCCGGCGCACAGCCATTTTTTTAACGCCCGCACATAGCGCTGCTAACAAATTCTTACAAGTGCCGCGCCCGATTCCAAGCAACTGAATCGCAAAGATTTTCGGCCCTGCGCGCAGAAACGGCCCGGAAAGCCTTGATTGGCGCGGCTCTCCAATAATTGCGCGCAATTCTGTTTGCTCCCTCAAGTTTTTTTTCTCAACGCCGTCAACCTTCACTGAGGCGGCCAGCAATGAACGAGTGCTTCCGCCGATCTCAACGTTGCCATGTTTCAAGACTAACGCCTCTACGGAGAACCACATGTCTCTTTCTATCAACAGTAATATTCCGTCGCTGGTCGCTCAGGAGAACCTGAACGGTTCCGGCAGCGCCCTGTCGCAAGCCATCACCCGCCTGTCGTCGGGCAAGCGCATCAACAGCGCGGCGGACGACGCAGCCGGCCTCGCCATCTCCACCTCGCTGCAAACGCAGATCAACGGCCTGAACCAGGGCGTGTCGAACGCGAACAACGGCGTGTCGCTGGTGCAAACGGCCAGCACGGGCCTCGCGCAGATCACGGCAAGCCTGCAGCGCATCCGCTCGCTGGCTGGCGAAGCAGCAGGCGGCACGCTGACGACGGCCAACCAGCAAGCACTGCAGCAGGAAGTCACGCAGCAGATCGCCGAAGTGAACCGTATCGCTTCGCAAACGCAATTCAACGGCATCGACCTGCTCGGCGGCGGCGCTGGCGTGATTCAGGTGCAGGTTGGCGCGAACGTCGGTCAGACGGTTTCGCTCGATCTGAGCCAGGGCGTCTCGGCAGCATCGCTCGGCGGCGGCTTCGTGCAGAAGGGCAACGTGCTCGGCACGATTACGAACCTGAACCTCGACTCGAACGGCGCGGAAACGTCGGGCGCAGGCACGATCACGTCGGTCAACATCGTTTCGGACGGCAACGGCGGCTTCTCGTTCACCGACCAGAACGGCAACGCAATCTCGTCGACGGCATCGGCAGCCCTGTTCTCGACGACGACGACCAACGGCGTCTCGTCGCTGTCGCTGAACAGCACTGGCGCGCTCACGCCGGACAATGAACTTGCCGCCATCTCGAGCGCTGCCGCAGCCGGCACGGGTGCGGACGACGGTACGGTCTTTGGCGTGATTTCGGGCATCAACGTCGACGCCGCAACGGGTAAGGACGCAGCC
The nucleotide sequence above comes from Paraburkholderia sp. SOS3. Encoded proteins:
- a CDS encoding glycosyltransferase family 4 protein, with amino-acid sequence MRIAQIAPLYEAVPPKLYGGTERVVSYLTEALVDLGHDVTLFASGDSVTSAKLEAAWPRALRLDPTIRDAMAPHMLLLERVRRMAHEFDVLHFHLDYLPFPLFSQMDTPFVTTLHGRLDLPELQPMFDTFGDAPVISISDSQRQPLPQANWLNTIYHGLPDQLLTPRTDRKPEYLAFLGRICPEKRVDTAIRIAAQSGLPLKIAAKVDKVDMDYFKTEIEPLLSQAHVEFIGEINEAQKPEFLSGAKALLFPIDWSEPFGLVMIESMACGTPVIAFNRGSVPEVIDHGVTGYIVEDVQGAVAALQRIDELSREEIRAQFEKRFSAKTMAQNYVDGYMTLIEAQRRPILRRVAAAAG
- a CDS encoding H-NS histone family protein — protein: MSQYADLKSQIAKLQAQAEEARRIEVGNVIAEIQRQIAEYGLTPQDLGFAAAARRGRPPKKAPLPPKYRDPKSGSTWSGRGKPPKWIAGKSRDRFLIGGQS
- a CDS encoding Cof-type HAD-IIB family hydrolase, yielding MYSVIATDLDGTLLNAHHQVDPFTVSTLRSLEAQGLHFIIATGRHYCDVAGIRDVLGIRPYLVTSNGARIHAPDGAMIHAQNLMPAMVKRLVQPQITGAHGRVIANLFADRQWFIDRDAPHLLRYHQDSGFAYEVVDLNAHDGRDIAKVLYIGEPGDLAAVSANLEREFGASLYVTYSMPDCLEVMAPNVSKGRALRVVLNRLDIDAARCVAFGDNMNDIDLLETAGHPFMMNNANPDLMARLPAVPRIGNNFEAGVAHHLRKLFELPDEVMS
- a CDS encoding BadF/BadG/BcrA/BcrD ATPase family protein, coding for MDTHFYLIGVDGGGTGTRVVLGDAQGRELAIATSGPSGLALGVERAWQSIGAASADAFARAGLTLDWSRCVVGCGLAGVNNRDWLAAFRERAPAVAGLAVESDAYTTLLGAHGGVPGVVVALGTGSIAAALDESGVCRIAGGYGYPSADEAGGAWFGLRIIVHAQRALDGRAPLDDLARALLEKVGAQDRDSLVVWLCAANTTAYASLAPVVLAHREHPVAARLLAEAGQQIEQLADALDPDHALPVALCGGLSVPLREFVPGRLQARLRAPRSDSAHGALQLAQREAAKVFSARA
- a CDS encoding DNA-3-methyladenine glycosylase I; protein product: MTQRETPRCTWATSEALAHYHDNEWGVPSRDDRHLFEMLVLEGAQAGLSWSTILNKREGYRRAFRNFDIDVVARFTPKQIDALMLDASIVRNRGKLESAVANARAVQQIRDEHGSLANFVWSFVDETPIQNAWKSYQHAPASTEISDALSKALKAYGCKFVGTTICYAFMQAVGMVNDHQADCGFHAKCAALGKKRRARKAAKETSKEKAE
- a CDS encoding PXPV repeat protein gives rise to the protein MKRIVTHLLVAAGLAAGVCGVAQAHGNVGIGISLGTPAPVYAAPQPVYYSHWNHGGNRYRHDWNRGDDHRWEYRDRDHRSWDHGRTWGNWRD
- a CDS encoding flagellin N-terminal helical domain-containing protein, which encodes MSLSINSNIPSLVAQENLNGSGSALSQAITRLSSGKRINSAADDAAGLAISTSLQTQINGLNQGVSNANNGVSLVQTASTGLAQITASLQRIRSLAGEAAGGTLTTANQQALQQEVTQQIAEVNRIASQTQFNGIDLLGGGAGVIQVQVGANVGQTVSLDLSQGVSAASLGGGFVQKGNVLGTITNLNLDSNGAETSGAGTITSVNIVSDGNGGFSFTDQNGNAISSTASAALFSTTTTNGVSSLSLNSTGALTPDNELAAISSAAAAGTGADDGTVFGVISGINVDAATGKDAATGDTNTITSVTVESDGKGGLKFIDQHGKALSSGAEAGLFGTGATPDLTAFANEPTSTIGSTAAGAQPTGSALANINTLNVPTSVSQIDISSTEGANNALNSIDNALAAIANIQASLGAAQNRFSAISQSQQNESTDLASAQSQITDADFAQETANLSKAQVLQQAGISVLAQANSQPQQVLKLLQ
- the rpsU gene encoding 30S ribosomal protein S21, with protein sequence MTTIFLKENEPFEVAIRRFRRAIEKNGLIAELRERQSYEKPTAVRKRKKAAAVKRLHKRLRSQMLPKKLH